The following are encoded together in the Kwoniella europaea PYCC6329 chromosome 1, complete sequence genome:
- a CDS encoding eukaryotic translation initiation factor 3 subunit C, whose translation MSFFAKLGSDSDSSSSSGSDSEESILSGDEGIAQDRKLAEAKKTKNKASMFLRSDAEDSDEESEEDSDEDEEDLSDSEDERAARGNKFLMGADSTDEEEEEEDKTIVLSAKDKRFAEMEAAIHNITNATRNNDWVLASTELDKVFRFIQRHQVTVVATTVSAAGHIPPRFLEILVSLEKDVNETIASEKSAKKKMAPAKAKALNGLKQTLKKKQKEFEAVLKTYIEDPSAYTAAYEAANAAPAPKKVAKKAQIADGGEDQDQNEDFMTIGKGGKALNLTPEGVFKTLREIFEQRGRKNTDRAETIKILSKLLEVSETTYQKIRVLLALVPARLDYSQNLAHIPHDSWVLGLNELDQLVTLLLDNPDYVVQETVGEYDDLVEREPQVVNGKKERVTVAGSLISLLESLDNEFTKTLQHTDAHEKGSDYIERLRQEAPLYTLIAKAQSLFEREAITDSTARAVIRRLEHVYAKPNIIIEHFESKIPSSLQSKIVPTETKRDAEGLIHDLCVYIYGSDAPVLRARAILFHIFNHASHGRYHQARDLLLMSHLQDTIQHADVTTQILYNRAIMQLGLAAFKLGYVTECQTILGDMFATQRQKELLAQSVQRYQQQLSPEQELIEKRRLLPFHMHLNVELLEAAYLTSCMLIEVPLLASVDTEEQRRRVTSKVFKRLLDLADRQAFMGPPENTRDHIIKASKALQAGEWEKARDLILSIKIWSLLENVDQVKDILAKKIQEEGLRTYLFTYSSYYASLSLSHLATTFSLPQQTVTSIISRMIYTDELPASLDQIDKVVIFHRVDQSEVQRLAQQLAERTSSLLEQNEKTLDLKLGSNQQNTNDQRSGQTTSAGQEGGNKNERRGNNGQRGSYRGRGGRGRGGFNAGLGSTMGRRVTAQ comes from the exons ATGTCGTTCTTCGCCAAATTAGGATCAGATTCcgattcatcctcttcctccggATCAGACTCTGAGGAATCCATCTTGTCCGGAGATGAGGGTATAGCTCAAGATAGGAAATTGGCAGAGgccaagaagaccaagaatAAAGCTTCGATGTTTTTGAGGAGTGACGCGGAGGATAGCGATGAggagagtgaagaggatagtgacgaggatgaggaagacttgagtgatagtgaggatgagagagcG GCCCGAGGAAACAAATTCTTGATGGGTGCAGACTCCactgacgaagaggaagaagaggaagataagaCCATAGTGTTGAGTGCCAAGGATAAGAG ATTCGCCGAAATGGAAGCTGCCATCCACAACATCACCAATGCCACTAGAAACAACGACTGGGTATTAGCTTCCACAGAATTAGACAAGGTGTTCAGGTTCATCCAACGACATCAAGTTACAGTCGTCGCTACTACCGTCTCCGCCGCTGGACATATCCCACCTAGGTTTTTGGAGATCTTAGTATCGTTGGAAAAAGATGTCAACGAAACTATCGCTTCTGAAAAAtcagccaagaagaagatggctCCTGCCAAAGCCAAGGCATTGAACGGGTTGAAACAaactttgaagaagaagcaaaagGAATTCGAAGCTGTACTTAAAACCTACATCGAAGACCCATCAGCTTACACTGCTGCTTATGAAGCTGCCAATGCCGCTCCTGCACCTAAAAAAGTAGCTAAGAAAGCTCAAATTGCCGATGGGGGtgaggatcaagatcaaaacgAAGATTTCATGACTATcggtaaaggtggtaaagctCTTAACCTAACTCCTGAAGGTGTATTCAAAACTCTTCGAGAAATATTCGAACAACgtggaagaaag AACACCGATCGGGCCGAAACTATCAAGATTTTGTCCAAGCTCCTCGAAGTCTCCGAAACCACCTATCAAAAAATCAGAGTCCTCCTTGCCCTTGTTCCCGCACGATTAGATTACTCTCAAAATCTCGCTCATATTCCCCATGATTCCTGGGTGTTAGGCTTGAACGAGCTCGATCAACTTGTCACTTTACTTTTGGATAACCCCGATTACGTCGTTCAAGAGACTGTAGGAGAGTACGATGACCTTGTCGAGAGGGAACCTCAAGTGGtcaatggaaagaaggaaagagtcACTGTAGCAGGTAGTTTGATCAGTCTTTTGGAGAGTTTGGACAACGAG TTCACCAAAACTCTCCAACACACTGACGCTCACGAGAAGGGATCCGACTACATTGAGCGATTGAGACAGGAAGCACCCCTCTACACCCTCATCGCCAAAGcccaatctctcttcgaACGTGAAGCGATCACCGACTCCACTGCTCGAGCTGTCATTAGACGATTGGAACATGTTTACGCTAAA CCCAACATCATTATCGAACATTTCGAATCGAAAATACCATCCAGTCTCCAATCCAAGATCGTTCCTACCGAAACCAAGAGAGATGCCGAGGGACTCATCCACGATTTGTGTGTCTACATCTACGGTTCCGACGCTCCTGTCTTACGTGCTCGAGCCATACTGTTCCACATCTTCAACCATGCTTCTCACGGACGATATCACCAAGCCCGAGATCTCTTACTCATGTCCCACTTGCAAGATACCATCCAACATGCCGACGTCACCACTCAGATCCTTTACAACCGAGCTATCATGCAATTAGGTCTCGCCGCATTCAAGCTCGGTTACGTCACTGAATGTCAGACGATTCTCGGTGATATGTTTGCCACTCAACGACAGAAGGAGTTACTTGCTCAATCGGTTCAAAGGTATCAACAGCAATTATCGCCTGAGCAAGAATTGATCGAAAAGAGACGATTGCTCCCCTTTCACATGCACCTCAACGTCGAATTGCTCGAAGCCGCATACTTGACTTCGTGCATGTTGATCGAAGTCCCTCTCTTAGCTTCGGTCGACACTGAGGAACAAAGACGTCGAGTGACGTCTAAGGTCTTCAAGAGATTGCTAGATCTTGCTGATAGACAGGCTTTCATGGGTCCTCCCGAGAACACCCGAGACCATATCATCAAAGCTTCAAAGGCTTTGCAAGCTGGAGAATGGGAGAAGGCAAGGGATTTGATCTTGTCAATCAAGATTTGGTCGCTGCTGGAGAATGTCGACCAGGTCAAGGATATCTTGGCGAA gaaaatccaagaagaaggtctaCGAACCTACTTATTCACCTATTCATCATACTACgcttccctttccctttcacaCCTTGCCACGACATTCTCATTACCTCAACAGACCGTCACTTCCATAATCTCCCGAATGATCTATACCGACGAATTGCCAGCTTCCTTAGACCAAATTGATAAAGTGGTGATCTTCCATCGAGTTGATCAATCGGAAGTTCAACGATTAGCTCAACAGTTGGCCGAAAGGACTTCATCGTTATTGGAGCAGAATGAGAAGACCTTAGATCTGAAATTAGGATCAAACCAGCAGAATACAAATGATCAACGATCGGGTCAAACGACCTCTGCGGGTCAGGAGGGAGGTAATAAGAATGAGAGAAGGGGAAATAACGGTCAGAGAGGTTCGTACAGAGGCAGGGGcggtagaggtagaggtggattcaATGCTGGTTTAGGTTCGACAATGGGTAGAAGAGTTACTGCTCAATAA